The following coding sequences lie in one Vicinamibacterales bacterium genomic window:
- a CDS encoding glycosyltransferase family 4 protein, whose amino-acid sequence MPSDLRLTVVNAAFDPAAPGPEALLDRYATLTGWCDAMTEAGASVRVVQRYSRARQVQRGGVEYVFVADGRPAVLPARTGSSPVAEAVALSRPHLLHVNGLGFPALLPSLRRAAREAVLVVQDHAGARPPDGSVVGAWRRLAWRRGLGVVDAVSFTAEAQARAWQDAGILRRQHVLGLIESSTGVRPAPRIEARRRTGLRGDPLVLSVGRLVPGKEPLAVLAAFERLAAVRPAARLAFVYQNGPLEPALRAAIAAAPTLEGRVTLVGGVAHAAIGDYYGAADLFVSGSRAEGSGYALIEAMACGLPPVVTDIPPFRAIAGPCGRYWRPGDVDEAAAALVEMASLDLAAERTRVRAQFEQELSWAAIASRTLGVYRELLATTRVRDR is encoded by the coding sequence GTGCCCTCCGATCTCCGTCTGACCGTGGTGAACGCGGCGTTCGATCCGGCCGCCCCTGGGCCCGAGGCGCTCCTCGATCGCTATGCCACGCTCACCGGCTGGTGCGACGCGATGACCGAGGCGGGCGCGTCCGTGCGGGTCGTGCAGCGCTACTCCCGCGCCCGCCAGGTGCAGCGCGGCGGCGTCGAATACGTGTTCGTCGCCGACGGGCGGCCGGCGGTGCTGCCCGCGCGGACGGGGTCCTCGCCGGTGGCCGAGGCCGTCGCGCTGTCGCGGCCGCATCTCCTGCACGTCAACGGCCTCGGGTTCCCGGCGCTCCTGCCGTCCTTGCGCCGGGCGGCGCGCGAGGCCGTGCTCGTCGTGCAGGACCACGCCGGCGCGCGGCCGCCGGACGGATCGGTGGTCGGCGCGTGGCGGCGGCTCGCCTGGCGACGCGGTCTCGGTGTCGTCGACGCCGTGTCCTTCACGGCGGAAGCGCAGGCGCGGGCCTGGCAGGACGCCGGCATCCTCCGCCGCCAGCACGTCCTCGGCCTGATCGAGAGCAGCACCGGGGTGCGCCCGGCGCCGCGCATCGAGGCCCGGCGGCGGACCGGGCTGCGCGGCGATCCGCTGGTCCTCTCGGTCGGCCGCCTCGTGCCCGGCAAGGAGCCGCTGGCCGTGCTGGCGGCCTTCGAGCGGCTGGCGGCGGTGCGCCCCGCCGCCCGCCTCGCCTTCGTCTACCAGAACGGGCCGCTCGAGCCCGCGCTGCGGGCGGCCATCGCGGCCGCTCCCACCCTCGAGGGCCGCGTCACGCTCGTCGGCGGCGTCGCGCACGCGGCCATCGGCGACTACTACGGCGCCGCGGATCTGTTCGTGAGCGGCAGCCGCGCCGAGGGCAGCGGCTACGCGCTCATCGAGGCGATGGCCTGCGGCCTGCCGCCGGTCGTCACCGACATCCCGCCGTTCCGCGCGATCGCGGGCCCGTGTGGACGGTACTGGCGGCCGGGCGACGTCGACGAGGCGGCCGCGGCCCTCGTCGAGATGGCGTCGCTCGACCTGGCGGCGGAGCGGACCCGGGTGCGCGCGCAGTTCGAGCAGGAGCTGAGCTGGGCCGCGATCGCCTCCCGGACCCTGGGTGTCTACCGCGAGCTGCTCGCGACGACGCGGGTGCGGGATCGCTGA
- a CDS encoding serine hydrolase domain-containing protein, whose translation MRTRIVLSLVAVVALAPSMRADQIPTATPESVGLSSQRLERLATAIQDEIARGRMPGAVVAIARRGRLAYYEAFGALDAAAKTPMPKDAIFALASMTKPLVAAGTLMLAEEGRLLLNDPVGNYLPALANRQVQTASGLEPARRQPTLQDMLRHTAGVSYGNRGNSPLHALYGLRIKSAATQTSDDFLKELGALPLFFQPGSAWEYSYGLDVAGLAIEAVTKQRLGAFLHERLFAPLGMVDTAFVQPEAKAARIARPLAKDPDTGQPITFRPATVASKYDCGGGCASGTALDYLRFALMLLDKGTLDGHRVLGRKSVEYMTANQLGAGVDVSRLHEFAVEHMDGFGFGLGVAVRTEPGIAGVPGTPGEFLWSGAQGTMFWVDPKEELAVVYLASTPGPIRRHYRELVKLLVVQAIAD comes from the coding sequence ATGCGGACGCGCATCGTGCTGTCGTTGGTCGCGGTCGTCGCCCTGGCGCCATCGATGCGCGCCGATCAGATCCCGACGGCCACCCCGGAAAGCGTCGGCCTGTCGAGCCAGCGGCTCGAACGTCTGGCCACGGCCATCCAGGACGAAATCGCGCGGGGGCGGATGCCGGGCGCCGTCGTCGCCATCGCCCGCAGGGGCAGGCTCGCCTACTACGAGGCCTTCGGCGCCCTCGATGCCGCGGCGAAGACGCCGATGCCCAAGGACGCCATCTTCGCGCTCGCGTCGATGACCAAGCCGCTGGTGGCAGCCGGCACGCTCATGCTCGCGGAAGAGGGGCGCCTCCTCCTGAACGATCCGGTGGGCAACTACCTGCCGGCGCTCGCGAACCGGCAGGTGCAGACCGCCTCCGGCCTCGAGCCGGCTCGCCGCCAGCCCACCCTGCAGGACATGCTGCGCCACACCGCCGGCGTGAGCTACGGCAACCGCGGCAACTCGCCCCTCCACGCGCTCTACGGGCTGCGCATCAAGAGCGCCGCCACGCAGACGAGCGACGACTTCCTGAAGGAGCTCGGGGCCTTGCCGCTCTTCTTCCAGCCGGGCAGCGCGTGGGAGTACAGCTACGGCCTCGACGTGGCCGGGCTGGCCATCGAGGCCGTGACGAAGCAGCGCCTCGGGGCGTTCCTGCACGAGCGCCTGTTCGCGCCGCTCGGCATGGTGGACACGGCGTTCGTGCAGCCCGAGGCCAAGGCCGCGCGGATCGCCCGGCCGCTGGCGAAGGATCCGGACACCGGACAGCCCATCACGTTCCGGCCGGCGACGGTGGCGTCGAAGTACGACTGCGGCGGCGGGTGCGCGTCTGGCACCGCCCTCGACTACCTGCGCTTCGCGCTGATGCTGCTCGACAAGGGCACGCTCGACGGCCACCGCGTGCTCGGCAGGAAGTCGGTCGAGTACATGACGGCGAACCAGCTCGGGGCCGGCGTGGACGTGTCGCGGCTGCACGAGTTCGCGGTGGAGCACATGGACGGGTTCGGCTTCGGCCTCGGCGTGGCCGTGCGCACCGAGCCGGGGATCGCGGGCGTTCCGGGTACGCCCGGCGAGTTCCTGTGGAGCGGCGCGCAGGGCACGATGTTCTGGGTGGATCCGAAGGAGGAGCTCGCCGTCGTGTACCTGGCCAGCACGCCGGGGCCCATCCGCCGGCACTACCGCGAACTCGTGAAGCTGCTGGTCGTGCAGGCGATTGCAGACTGA
- a CDS encoding carbon-nitrogen hydrolase family protein gives MKATLIQTNAGTDRPKNLRDAEALIARAVEMDRPDLVVLPEYFEFYGGPSAGRVAAAEPLPGGAAYAAMQAAAKSHRVWIHAGSMVERIPGDASRAYNTTVVFNREGREVARYRKIHLFDVIAPDGHAYRESATVKAGDDVVLYDLEGLTVGCTICYDLRFSELFLALARGGADVIVVPAAFTLLTGKDHWEVLLRARAIETQTYVLASGQCGSYDAGGTVRQTYGHSLVCDPWGHVIARASDGVGFVTARVEPDEIRRVRALIPMSEHRTQMLTVGAR, from the coding sequence GTGAAAGCGACGCTGATTCAGACCAACGCCGGCACCGATCGGCCGAAGAACCTTCGCGACGCCGAGGCACTCATCGCGCGGGCCGTCGAGATGGACCGTCCGGACCTGGTGGTCCTGCCCGAGTACTTCGAGTTCTACGGCGGGCCGTCCGCCGGCCGGGTCGCGGCCGCCGAGCCGCTGCCGGGCGGCGCCGCGTACGCCGCCATGCAGGCGGCGGCGAAGTCGCACCGCGTCTGGATCCACGCCGGGAGCATGGTGGAGCGCATCCCGGGCGACGCCTCGCGCGCGTACAACACCACCGTGGTCTTCAATCGCGAGGGCCGCGAGGTGGCGCGCTACCGCAAGATCCACCTCTTCGACGTCATCGCGCCCGACGGCCATGCCTACCGCGAGTCGGCGACGGTCAAGGCGGGCGACGACGTGGTGCTCTACGACCTCGAGGGCCTGACGGTCGGCTGCACGATCTGCTACGACCTGCGTTTCAGCGAGCTGTTCCTGGCGCTGGCGCGCGGAGGCGCCGACGTGATCGTGGTGCCCGCGGCCTTCACGCTCCTGACCGGCAAGGACCACTGGGAGGTGCTGCTGCGGGCCCGCGCCATCGAGACCCAGACCTACGTCCTCGCGTCGGGCCAGTGCGGGTCCTACGACGCCGGCGGCACGGTGCGCCAGACCTACGGCCACTCGCTCGTCTGCGACCCGTGGGGCCACGTGATCGCGCGCGCGTCCGACGGCGTGGGCTTCGTGACCGCGCGCGTCGAGCCCGACGAGATCCGCCGCGTCCGCGCCCTCATCCCGATGAGCGAGCACCGGACCCAGATGCTGACGGTCGGCGCGCGGTGA
- a CDS encoding aldolase/citrate lyase family protein, translating to MPAALDRLIFWLSHPQAPYVEILHTMGVRHLLLDLEHGAFDLGALDPFLALTRALGFTVLCKTVAPTTEAIQQALDFGADGVVVPHLGGVAHAREVLAAGKFPPRGVRSYSGGRSAGYARATGSYFADTDRRVRTLAMIETAESLAEVEAIAALDTVDGLFPGPSDLALARGRGAYTFDDEDRADLVRVARAAAAAGKPWIMPAWTPPERLFGEAEGAERMVVASQHGVVRAGVSATLESLRKDGII from the coding sequence GTGCCCGCCGCACTCGATCGCCTGATCTTCTGGCTCTCGCACCCGCAGGCGCCGTACGTCGAGATCCTCCACACGATGGGCGTGCGCCACCTGCTGCTGGACCTCGAGCACGGCGCGTTCGACCTCGGCGCGCTCGACCCGTTCCTGGCCTTGACCCGCGCGCTCGGCTTCACCGTCCTGTGCAAGACGGTGGCGCCGACCACGGAAGCCATCCAGCAGGCGCTCGACTTCGGCGCCGACGGCGTGGTCGTGCCACACCTCGGCGGCGTGGCCCACGCCCGGGAGGTGCTCGCCGCGGGGAAGTTCCCGCCGCGCGGCGTCCGGAGCTACTCCGGCGGACGCTCGGCCGGCTACGCACGGGCGACGGGCAGCTACTTCGCGGACACGGACCGCCGCGTCCGCACGCTCGCCATGATCGAGACCGCCGAGAGCCTGGCCGAGGTGGAGGCGATTGCGGCGCTGGACACGGTCGACGGCCTCTTCCCGGGACCGAGCGACCTCGCGCTCGCCCGGGGCCGCGGCGCCTACACCTTCGACGACGAGGACCGCGCCGATCTCGTGCGCGTGGCGCGGGCGGCGGCCGCCGCGGGCAAGCCGTGGATCATGCCGGCGTGGACGCCGCCGGAGCGGCTCTTCGGGGAGGCCGAAGGAGCCGAGCGGATGGTCGTGGCCTCGCAGCACGGCGTGGTGCGCGCCGGGGTGTCGGCCACGCTGGAGTCGCTGCGGAAGGATGGCATCATCTAG
- a CDS encoding acyl-ACP desaturase translates to MGRRRRRGADAGRLMDAGIPRHGTGAGGGRHHAEVVLGLAPLVERDLAILPPPDRAWQPSDYLPDLAAGGWQDELAAFRERARALPDDLLVVLVGDMVTEEALPSYSMALNQLVQDAEGTSDAPWARWLRGWTAEENRHGDLLNAYLRLTGRVNMRAVERTVQSLIASGFNPGTDGDPYGLLVYTAFQERATRISHGNVGRLAEQAGDPNLARICRMIAADEARHERFYTRMMAEVLTTDPGGGILAFAAMLDRQIVMPGRTMDDGLEPPAFDRFAAAAQRTGVYTAPDYVSILDHLVATWRIAERVVMGEAARAQDRICREADRYRRLARRVAAAAERQPRRPFAWIDGRDA, encoded by the coding sequence GTGGGACGACGCCGTCGCCGCGGCGCGGATGCCGGCCGCCTGATGGACGCCGGCATCCCGAGGCACGGCACCGGAGCGGGCGGAGGCCGCCACCACGCGGAGGTGGTGCTCGGCCTGGCCCCGCTCGTGGAGCGCGACCTGGCGATCCTGCCGCCGCCGGATCGCGCGTGGCAGCCGTCCGACTACCTGCCCGACCTCGCCGCCGGGGGCTGGCAGGACGAACTCGCCGCCTTCCGCGAGCGCGCCCGCGCCCTGCCCGACGATCTCCTCGTCGTGCTCGTCGGCGACATGGTGACGGAAGAGGCGCTGCCGAGCTACTCGATGGCCCTCAACCAGCTGGTCCAGGACGCCGAGGGCACGAGCGACGCGCCGTGGGCGCGGTGGCTGCGCGGCTGGACGGCCGAGGAGAACCGCCACGGCGACCTGCTGAACGCGTACCTGCGCCTGACCGGCCGCGTGAACATGCGCGCCGTGGAACGCACGGTGCAGTCGCTCATCGCCAGCGGCTTCAACCCCGGCACCGACGGCGATCCGTACGGCCTGCTCGTCTACACCGCGTTCCAGGAACGCGCCACGCGGATCTCGCACGGCAACGTGGGCCGTCTCGCAGAGCAGGCCGGCGATCCCAACCTGGCCCGCATCTGCCGGATGATCGCCGCCGACGAAGCGCGGCACGAGCGTTTCTACACGCGGATGATGGCGGAAGTGCTCACCACGGATCCGGGCGGCGGCATCCTGGCGTTCGCCGCGATGCTCGACCGCCAGATCGTGATGCCGGGCCGCACGATGGACGACGGCCTGGAGCCGCCCGCGTTCGATCGCTTCGCCGCGGCCGCGCAGCGCACGGGCGTCTACACCGCCCCGGACTACGTGTCCATCCTGGACCACCTCGTGGCGACGTGGCGCATCGCCGAACGCGTGGTGATGGGCGAGGCCGCCCGCGCCCAGGACCGCATCTGCCGCGAGGCGGACCGCTACCGCCGGCTGGCCAGACGCGTGGCGGCCGCGGCCGAACGCCAGCCGCGCCGGCCGTTCGCCTGGATCGACGGCCGCGACGCGTGA
- a CDS encoding cyclopropane-fatty-acyl-phospholipid synthase family protein, producing MTTGWPRRAVLAGLERLRDGALALDEGGRRHRFGRAGGLDAVLAVHDPRFYGRVLTGADIGLGEAYMDGDWTTPDLVTLVRLLLRNRHVVEERPTMAATAARIARGLARRLRDNSLAGSRRHIRHHYDLGNDFFRLFLDDHLMMYSSAYFERAGDGLEAAQQSKVDRLCRVLDLQPGDRVLEIGSGWGGFARWAASRYGCHVTTTTISAEQYRYVRETLVQAGPCQGRVEVLQADYRELTGQFDKVVSIEMFEAVGLGHYDDYFGAVDRLLAPGGAMAMQTITLDDQWFPHYHGTPDWIETYIFPGGELASVGEIMKSLARTTSLSLYAAEQFGTHYARTLRAWRSRFHARLDEVRAQGFDERFIRMWDFYLGTCEATFLERHTGVVQLLLTKNGVGRRRFNEPWDDAVAAARMPAA from the coding sequence ATGACGACTGGGTGGCCGAGGCGCGCCGTGCTGGCAGGCCTCGAGCGGCTGCGCGACGGCGCGCTCGCGCTCGACGAGGGCGGACGTCGCCACCGGTTCGGGCGCGCCGGGGGCCTCGACGCCGTGCTGGCCGTGCACGATCCGCGCTTCTACGGCCGCGTGCTCACGGGGGCCGACATCGGCCTCGGCGAAGCGTACATGGACGGCGACTGGACCACGCCGGACCTGGTGACGCTCGTGCGGCTCCTGCTTCGGAACCGGCATGTGGTGGAGGAGCGGCCCACGATGGCGGCGACGGCGGCGCGGATCGCGCGCGGGCTGGCGCGCCGCCTCCGCGACAACTCGCTGGCCGGCAGCCGGCGCCACATCCGCCACCACTACGACCTGGGCAACGACTTCTTCCGGCTCTTCCTCGACGACCACCTGATGATGTACTCGAGCGCCTACTTCGAGCGCGCGGGCGACGGGCTCGAGGCCGCCCAGCAGAGCAAGGTGGACCGCCTGTGCCGCGTGCTGGACCTCCAGCCCGGCGACCGGGTCCTCGAGATCGGCAGCGGGTGGGGCGGCTTCGCGCGGTGGGCGGCGAGCCGCTACGGCTGCCACGTGACCACGACCACGATCAGCGCCGAGCAGTACCGCTACGTGCGCGAGACGCTCGTGCAGGCCGGCCCCTGCCAGGGGCGGGTCGAGGTCCTGCAGGCCGATTACCGGGAGCTCACCGGGCAGTTCGACAAGGTCGTGAGCATCGAGATGTTCGAGGCCGTCGGGCTGGGGCACTACGACGACTACTTCGGCGCGGTGGACCGCCTGCTCGCGCCCGGCGGCGCGATGGCCATGCAGACCATCACGCTCGACGACCAGTGGTTCCCGCACTACCACGGCACCCCGGACTGGATCGAGACCTACATCTTCCCGGGCGGGGAGCTGGCGTCGGTGGGCGAGATCATGAAGTCGCTCGCCAGGACCACGTCGCTGTCGCTCTACGCCGCCGAGCAGTTCGGCACGCACTACGCGCGGACGCTGCGCGCCTGGCGGTCGCGCTTCCACGCGCGTCTCGACGAGGTCCGGGCCCAGGGCTTCGACGAGCGCTTCATCCGGATGTGGGACTTCTACCTCGGCACCTGCGAGGCGACGTTCCTCGAGCGGCACACCGGCGTGGTGCAGCTGCTCCTGACCAAGAACGGCGTGGGCCGGCGCCGGTTCAACGAGCCGTGGGACGACGCCGTCGCCGCGGCGCGGATGCCGGCCGCCTGA
- a CDS encoding DUF1365 domain-containing protein, translating to MIEPGLFVGTLRHRRFTPVAHRFVYRTAMALLDIDRLPELMAVSRVTSYDRWNWAAYHERDHLGDPRQPLRERLAAAAASRGLELPGGRILLLTHLRYLGYVFNPVSFYYAFAPDGTLSLVVAEVNNTFGGGETYWLRAESASPTFRAAAAKSLYVSPFLPVDLDYRFAFTVPGDRLAAHMRTERGGVAAMDATLSLVRRPWTAREIRWHLLRHPVMTAEVTAGIHWEALKLWWKGVAVVPRATPDGVGERAAWREATAELAPDGVSEGDSR from the coding sequence GTGATCGAGCCGGGCCTCTTCGTCGGCACCCTGCGGCACCGGCGCTTCACCCCGGTGGCGCACCGCTTCGTCTACCGGACGGCGATGGCCCTGCTCGACATCGACCGGCTGCCGGAGCTGATGGCGGTCTCGCGGGTCACGAGCTACGACCGCTGGAACTGGGCGGCGTATCACGAGCGCGATCACCTGGGCGATCCGCGGCAGCCGCTCCGCGAGCGGCTGGCGGCGGCGGCCGCTTCGCGCGGCCTCGAACTGCCGGGCGGCCGCATCCTGCTGCTGACCCACCTGCGCTACCTGGGCTACGTCTTCAACCCGGTGTCGTTCTACTACGCCTTCGCGCCCGACGGGACGCTGTCCCTGGTCGTGGCCGAAGTGAACAACACCTTCGGCGGCGGCGAGACTTACTGGCTGCGCGCTGAGAGCGCCTCGCCCACCTTCAGGGCGGCGGCGGCGAAGTCCCTCTACGTGTCGCCGTTCCTGCCGGTGGACCTGGACTACCGCTTCGCGTTCACGGTCCCGGGCGATCGGCTGGCGGCCCACATGCGCACCGAGCGCGGCGGCGTGGCGGCCATGGACGCCACGCTGTCCCTGGTCCGCCGTCCGTGGACGGCCCGCGAAATCAGGTGGCACCTGCTGCGGCACCCGGTGATGACGGCCGAGGTCACGGCCGGCATCCACTGGGAGGCGCTGAAACTCTGGTGGAAGGGCGTGGCGGTCGTGCCGCGCGCGACGCCCGACGGCGTCGGCGAGCGGGCGGCGTGGCGGGAGGCCACCGCGGAATTGGCGCCGGACGGCGTCTCGGAAGGGGATTCACGATGA
- a CDS encoding FAD-dependent oxidoreductase translates to MDTVAVIGGGISGLAAAYLLGRRHRVFLFERETRLGGHTHTVDVDGPDGHVRLDTGFLVHNDRTYPNLVRLFRELDVATADSDMSFGVSCRATGLEYSSRGVLGFFAQPRNAVSPSHFWLLAEILRFNREAPALLAAPDGASVTLGDFLDARNFGDEFTNRYLLPMASAIWSTSLEAIRTFPAVTLVRFFANHGLLGLTSQPVWKVVVGGSDTYIPRLTAGLGDRVVLGAVIDGVRRSDTGVTLTFFDRPAMTVDHVVFACHGNQVLPLLADATDAEREVFAHFRTTRNTVCLHTDQTLLPARPRARASWNYLLGGRPDAPPAVTYDLNRLQGLQARERYCVTLNAQVPIDPSKVLRRLEYAHPLFTLDAIRAQARWRAVSGVVRTHYCGAYWGYGFHEDGLNSAIRVAATLGVDW, encoded by the coding sequence ATGGACACGGTGGCCGTCATCGGCGGGGGCATCTCGGGGCTGGCCGCCGCCTACCTGCTCGGCCGCCGGCACCGCGTGTTCCTGTTCGAGCGCGAGACGCGGCTCGGCGGGCACACCCACACGGTGGACGTCGACGGACCGGACGGGCACGTGCGGCTGGACACGGGCTTCCTCGTCCACAACGACCGGACCTACCCGAACCTCGTGCGCCTCTTCCGGGAGCTGGACGTGGCGACGGCCGACTCCGACATGTCCTTCGGCGTCTCGTGCCGGGCCACGGGCCTCGAATACAGCAGCCGCGGCGTGCTGGGATTCTTCGCCCAGCCCAGGAACGCGGTCAGCCCTTCGCACTTCTGGCTGCTCGCCGAGATCCTGCGCTTCAATCGCGAGGCGCCCGCGCTCCTGGCCGCGCCGGACGGCGCGTCGGTCACGCTCGGCGACTTCCTCGACGCCAGGAACTTCGGCGACGAGTTCACCAACCGCTACCTGCTCCCGATGGCGTCGGCCATCTGGTCCACGTCGCTCGAGGCCATCCGCACGTTCCCGGCCGTCACGCTCGTGCGCTTCTTCGCCAACCACGGCCTGCTCGGCCTCACGTCGCAGCCCGTGTGGAAGGTGGTCGTGGGCGGCAGCGACACCTACATCCCGCGCCTCACGGCCGGACTCGGAGACCGCGTCGTCCTCGGCGCCGTGATCGACGGCGTGAGGCGCAGCGACACCGGCGTCACGCTGACGTTCTTCGACCGCCCGGCCATGACGGTCGATCACGTGGTCTTCGCGTGCCACGGCAACCAGGTGCTGCCGCTCCTCGCCGACGCCACCGACGCCGAGCGGGAGGTGTTCGCGCACTTCCGGACGACGCGCAACACCGTGTGCCTCCACACCGACCAGACGCTGCTGCCGGCGCGGCCGCGCGCCCGGGCGTCGTGGAACTACCTGCTCGGCGGCCGTCCGGACGCGCCGCCGGCCGTGACCTACGACCTCAACCGGCTGCAGGGCCTGCAGGCCCGCGAGCGCTACTGCGTCACGCTCAACGCGCAGGTGCCCATCGACCCGTCGAAGGTGCTGCGGCGGCTCGAGTACGCGCACCCGCTCTTCACGCTCGACGCCATCCGGGCCCAGGCGCGCTGGCGCGCGGTCAGCGGCGTCGTCCGCACCCACTACTGCGGCGCCTACTGGGGCTACGGTTTCCACGAGGACGGCCTGAACTCGGCCATCCGCGTGGCCGCGACCCTGGGAGTGGACTGGTGA
- a CDS encoding DUF2177 family protein, producing the protein MTTPWARIAIGAMCFVILDGMWLGLVMNGFYRSQLAPIARLGEGGGFAPNWPAAFVVYLLLGGGIGAFVTPRAATLPETLLLGALFGVVVYGVYDFTNYSTLRQWPFALTLVDVAWGAFASAVTAAVLWATTR; encoded by the coding sequence ATGACCACTCCGTGGGCGCGCATCGCGATCGGCGCGATGTGCTTCGTGATCCTGGACGGGATGTGGCTGGGCCTCGTCATGAACGGCTTCTACCGCTCGCAGCTCGCGCCGATCGCCCGGCTCGGCGAGGGCGGAGGCTTCGCCCCGAACTGGCCGGCGGCCTTCGTCGTGTACCTGCTGCTCGGCGGCGGGATCGGCGCGTTCGTGACGCCGCGCGCGGCGACGCTGCCCGAGACCCTCCTGCTGGGCGCGCTCTTCGGCGTCGTCGTGTACGGGGTGTACGACTTCACCAACTACTCCACGCTCAGGCAGTGGCCCTTCGCCCTCACGCTGGTGGACGTGGCATGGGGCGCCTTCGCGTCGGCGGTCACGGCCGCGGTGCTGTGGGCGACGACACGGTGA